Proteins found in one Thermaerobacter subterraneus DSM 13965 genomic segment:
- a CDS encoding DNA glycosylase AlkZ-like family protein yields MDSGGHSTIRITRQQAAAYLLFRLGLAGSRSSTPTGPAGVKAVLKRLGAIQLDPVNVVDRNHHLVLFNRMGEYRPAWLEDLYQRGRVFEAWCHARCILPASLYPAFRPAFRRYGEAELEPAVRQWMERILALVEASGPVSARQLEAPERVVGYWDRDVPRTRAVSQALQHLWEEGRLVVRWRRGNERWYDLPERVLPDGVARQELDEAEAAEQRLRHYAQAMVLFDAGDPCFGWQRWPAARRRQEAERRVAAGQWVQVAVEGVRRVYYALAEDRPVLERAADLPALDEARFLPPLDNLLWRRSRLQDLFGFEYTWEIYLPPHKRRYGPFLKT; encoded by the coding sequence ATGGATTCGGGTGGCCATTCCACCATCCGCATCACCCGCCAGCAGGCGGCGGCTTACCTGCTTTTCCGGCTCGGCCTGGCCGGGTCCCGCTCCAGCACGCCCACGGGGCCGGCCGGCGTGAAGGCGGTACTGAAGCGGCTGGGTGCGATCCAGCTGGACCCGGTCAATGTGGTGGACCGCAATCACCACCTGGTGCTCTTCAACCGCATGGGCGAGTACCGGCCGGCGTGGCTGGAAGATCTGTACCAGCGGGGCCGGGTCTTCGAGGCCTGGTGCCATGCCCGGTGCATCCTGCCCGCATCCCTGTATCCGGCCTTCCGGCCGGCCTTCCGGCGATACGGGGAGGCCGAGCTGGAGCCCGCCGTACGGCAGTGGATGGAGCGGATCCTGGCCCTGGTGGAGGCCTCCGGCCCCGTCTCCGCGCGCCAGCTTGAAGCGCCGGAGCGGGTGGTCGGCTACTGGGATCGGGATGTCCCCAGGACCCGGGCCGTGAGCCAGGCCCTCCAGCACCTCTGGGAGGAAGGCCGCCTGGTGGTCCGGTGGCGGCGGGGCAACGAGCGGTGGTATGACCTCCCGGAACGGGTCCTGCCGGACGGCGTCGCCCGCCAGGAGCTGGACGAAGCGGAGGCGGCGGAACAGCGCCTGCGCCACTACGCCCAGGCGATGGTCCTCTTCGACGCCGGCGACCCCTGCTTCGGGTGGCAGCGCTGGCCGGCGGCGCGGCGGCGCCAGGAGGCCGAACGGCGGGTGGCGGCGGGCCAGTGGGTGCAGGTGGCCGTGGAGGGAGTCCGGCGGGTTTACTACGCCTTGGCCGAAGACCGTCCTGTCCTGGAGCGGGCGGCCGATCTGCCGGCGCTGGACGAGGCGCGGTTCCTCCCGCCCCTGGACAACCTGCTGTGGCGGCGGTCCCGGCTGCAGGACCTCTTTGGCTTTGAGTACACCTGGGAGATCTATCTTCCGCCCCACAAGCGGCGTTACGGGCCGTTCCTCAAAACATAG